TACCTGTACAAGTTACatcaaaaatgtgaaaaacatggTTTGGAGAAAATCAAAAGTACATGAACGGAATTTAACATTGAAGTTTCGCcaccaaacaaaatttttcataggCTGGATGAGGATGCAGATCAGCTTTTGATGAATTGCagcattataaaagtaatatgCAAAGATCATTTTAAGATGGTTTTTGTAAAAGGGGGAAAATATGCAAAAGTGAGAAAGTAAGTGGAAGCACATCCAATCAATTGTATAACTAAAAAAGGAAGTcccagagaaaaagaaaagtttactTGTCTGTATAAAGCAAATATGAAATTACCAAATCATCCACACAAATTTTCAGAATGACAATTGAGATGTAAATTATGTTCGGACAGATGTTTCCAAATAGAATGAAACTTCACAGATGGTAACTCTCGCAGCAAACATGGTCAAGGTATCTCTGACTGATACAATTATAGAAGCCTTGCATGAAATACATAACGCTCAAGACTTATATCCAAGGATTGCAAAAATTTAACTTATGATGCCTATTCACAAACATAGATCCATAAGGATGGTGTCAAAAGCATGTGCAGAATACAGTCTTCAAATAGTTCCTCACCAAGCTGAGCTAGCTTCTGATACTCatgaataaatatattaatacATAAACGTGGAAGGCACAAACCACAGTCTAAAATGCAAGTAAGTCCATAATGTGGCAGAAACAGTGTGAAACCTTAAATTTGAGTATTTGAGTGGCACATGAATGAAGTCAAGATTTATGTCAAGCAGACAAAAGAATCGTAAGCGTTTAATCTAACAATGTAATAGAAACTTTCCCTTGTCCTAAACATTCACATACAAAATTGATAAAACAAGACCTAAAATGACaaccatttatttgaaaattgacTATCTCAACATGAGATCCAAGGACACATTAGACCGGCCTCAACTAGCAGATCTTTGATTCAAAAGCTAAACTTAGGATCATACTCAACATGTGGGTATGAACAACAAATCCCAAGAGACACTGAAGATCACATTTCAATCATCAAACACACCAAAAGTATTATAGACTTTGATTTGAAGGATTCCAACATAAATTTAGCATCTTAGactaaaattttcacttgtcataATTTATAGGTCCATCCTGCGTGGAGAAGCCCCTGTGGTGGGCAGATAGTTCACGGCCACGCAAATCACTGAGAACCCCAATCTGCGAGGAATTGAAACAAGAAACAGGTCTTGAGAAGCCTTAGTTACATTGAAATTGGGCCTCTGAAAGTTCATGAGGtaatctaaaagaaaaaagaaaaaaatctcagCTTGAAGAAGCTACAAAACAAGGGCCTTGTCGCTTCAATATATTCTGTGTGGGGGCACTGGGGTTCAATTTTAAACAACTTAGTTTCCATGAAAGATGAATTATATGACATGATGATactctaagtcacatgggtattgGAACAAGTATGGGTGTGGGTACGGATactgcaaattttaaaatagtgGGTATGGGCCTATGGGGTATGGTGAGGTGCAACTTAGTTTCCGTGAAAGATGAACATGAAGATATTCTAAGTGACATGGGTATTGGTACGAGTATTGGTGCAGGTGCTGACACTTTCAATATCTCTCTAAAACCCACTCCTCCCCCCCCACCCAACCTCTCTTTCTATATCCTTCTCTCATTAAAAACCCTTTGTCCCCCCTGTAAGGAAAAGGAGGGGTGGGGGGTGGGCGGCTTTCAGTCACCTCTTTCTTTCAAAATTCTCGGAAGGAAAGAGCTATCGAtgccttgaaaaaaaaaaaaaaaaagttcaaggCAAATGTACCAAATTTGTGTCCAAGTACCCGGTTTGCCATACCAGCATACTGACATGGGTGACTAGACCCTTTCCatgtacctatgtgacttagaGTATACTGCATGGAGCAAATTTACATTAGCATAATTTCTGGCAAACACATATTGCAGCTGCTTAACACCACAACTATATTATACCCGTTAATATTACATTCACAAGTTCACCATAATGGTCTGATATGTTGCTATATGTGTGACATACTTTTGATGTCCTCAATTGCTGAAGACAAGGATCAGATCCAATAATGATACCTCGTACAATCTTTTTGAATGTTACTGTCTGGATTGCTAAACACAATTAGCTATTTTAATTTCCTGAAACTTGTGCGGACGGTCCAAATGCAATAAAACACACTAAAGTTGCTCAAGTTGTTCAGGTTATAGTTATATCACCCCAACAACAGCTTTGGCAATGTGAATAACATATAATCAAGCTGAATCTGTAACATGAATACCAGTATAACATCTCCCCAGTTAACACTACACCTTATGTTCTTAAGAACTGAACACCATCCTTAGGGTGAAATAGAACAAAAATACATCTGCAGTTCAAATTTTAGGCAATTCTGAAGGAGCCATATGCATCATTGTGCAAAACTAGACAACAATTAATTCTTATCCAACTAAAGGAACAGGGTGCTCACCCAGAACATGCTGAATGAAGAGGTCTAGCGTGTTCCTCTCTACTGCTTTCATCAATGGACCACCACCCCAGAAGTCTGCAAGAGTTGGAACACATTGCTAATCTAGAATATACTGTTGTGAATAAGATGGTAAAtgctaaaaaaaatgcatatataaGTACACCAAGAACATAGAACTTGTTACCTTGAACCATGATGTAAGAATGCAAAACAATCATGAGCTCTTGAACAAATGGAAAAACATCTCCCCGAATTACTTCTGCTACTAAGCAAAAGAATAACTTTTTCCACCAACTTTGACACCGCAAACAAAACCCCAACACCTTGAAGAAGGAAAAGTGGGAGGAAGATTGCTGCGAGTGGGATGTTCCTAGCACTTTGTGGTGTGCCCTAACATCAGGTGCAGCTGGTGAGGATGTTCATCCATTTCGAATAGTAAATTACAATATACTAGTTTCCTACCAAGTCTCACAAGGAAACAGCTAGGTGAACAAATACCTCTAAGTGCATGCAAAGGAAAACCTCAAATGCAATTAACGGAATCTTCATAACGTGGCCTCCAATATCCTGTGTGCCACACATATGATGCTCATTTTCATCCTCTTCAGATGAGACCACGAGACCACTAGTCCAATCAAGTTGTCGAGTGGTTTGAGAAGATGAACTTGGCCCCGTACAATAATTTTGCTGGTAAATAGCTGGGTTGGACCACTTTGTGCAAACCAAAAATGCAAATAACTCTGCAATTCTGGAAAAAGAAGATATTAGAGCTTTGGGTGAGGAttgatttgataaaaaagataaaggtaaaaaaaaagacttctcAATGAACAAGGATGTTTTACCCAAAACTGATAAGTAGGTCCCACCAACTCAAAGCACCAAGGTCACCTGCATCACATGGAATCAACATCAGCTATGTAAGATTATCAGGGACAtgcataaaagttaaaacacatAATCTACTATTGAACTGCTAGTTTTCAGAAAATCCTGGAGTGACACTCAAagagtaataaaaaatatacaaactTAAGCATCAAGATATAAAGACATTCTTCATAAAAATGAGCAGAACCATACCAGATAGCTTCAGGAGCATAAATATTGTTGCCACAACAAAGAACACCATCGACATTGCAACCCAAAAATGCtggaaaaattttaagtttGCAGATTAATATCTCAAAAGATAATCACAGCAACGTATATACATGATTGATCAGAAATAACAAGAAAACCACTGGACAAGGTAAAAAGATGAAGATAACTAAACAGTACAAATAGAAAGTCATTGTTCTGCTAGACTAAAAGCACATCTTCCACTAtagcttttttctttctttctttttttaagtgaaTCCTGCAAGTCCTTTCTGAGAATCCAAATAAGATAATATTGCAGTGGATAAAATCATGATGTGAAAGTATAAAATGAATTGCACTTATTTTGGAACTTTAATGCTTCACTTTGACTAGCAGATAACTTTATTTCATAAGTGGTGTTAGATACCAAAACTTTTAAGCACATAGCCATAAAGACAGGTGAAAATAGTTCTAGCCAAGGTTTTCCCAAAAATTTTCCCCAAAAGCAAATGAAAGGGGGAttatatgtgtgtttgtgtgtgtttaTCAATGGTTATTATGGTCATGAAGTTTAGAAGTATGTATATGACCTTTGAAGGCAAGCAACTTAAAGATCCATTGTTGTCATGCTTTAACCACCAGAAGCACAAATATATACATCGGGAAATTGTAAAGGTTCATCACTTATTAAAGAAGTATAGCATCAACTGAATGAGCTTACTGGAAGCATCTCCTGTATAACTTCATTATTTATGCTTTCTTCATCACCTGGCAGCAAAGCCATACACATCCTGTGTGAAAAGAGAAAGTGCATGAACACTATAAAAATGTATTGACACTTGACAGTTAGTACTGTAAATACATAATCAAAAGTGTTAGTGGATAGTCACTGACAAAAGAGTTTAAAATGCCTTAAAACCGTAATAAGAACACAACCATTCAACCTCCGTTCTCATCTTTAGCAGCCAATAGTTGATGTCATTATACTACCATGAGAGAAGAACATATCCACTGGAAAGGTCAAGTGAAACAAGATTTATATTTGTACAATCCCAGCTGGAAAAGATGCATCCAGTTGCAAAAAGAAGGTCATTGCCatctcaaaaggaaaaataaataatgttcTGCAGTGATACAATTATGAATGAAAGAGATTCTAGGTTCATTATTGCTGTGAAGTAAACCTGACATAAGATACAAACTATAATAAGCTCAAACAGTGGAAAATACCTGAAGTTGTCAATCAGAATAATCACTTCAAATACTAGCAAAGGAAGAAAGACAATCTTCAAGTTCACTGCTGGAAAGCCCCGAGCTGCAAGCAAAGCATTTGAAACAAATAAgtccaacaaaaacaaagatcTATTTTGCCATTACAGCCTTTGCATAGAACAGTTGTTGGAACCGATCAAATCTGAAGGACAACTGGATTCTCATACCCTTAAGACTTTGGTGCAACAACAATGAAATAATAGTAACAAGGTCATGTTCAATTACATGTTAGAATATGTTAACAAGAAAATACATGTTATTTAGACAATAGACATACCCCACAAGCTCTCAAGGAAAACACAAAGCAGCAGCTCAAATGACACAATCAGTGGAGTGGCAACAATAGCATGGCAAGGGGCCCACTGGAAAAAGAACacaaaacaggaaaaggaaataAGTTTCACTCAACacataaaataacaagaaaaaattgtaaaacaCTCACTCTCACTCACACGCAGTAGTGCCCTGActtggaaaacaagaaaaaaaaaacaaagaaaaactttaaatatcatttAATGCATAAAAGAACAAATTGTGAATATCATATACACATGCGAGCCCATGCATTAACAGATGCATACCACAGTGACAAATGCCACTGACTTactgatattttgaaaatattgtgaaattgaTGCAAT
Above is a window of Nymphaea colorata isolate Beijing-Zhang1983 chromosome 8, ASM883128v2, whole genome shotgun sequence DNA encoding:
- the LOC116259124 gene encoding uncharacterized protein LOC116259124 isoform X2 encodes the protein MQWAPCHAIVATPLIVSFELLLCVFLESLWARGFPAVNLKIVFLPLLVFEVIILIDNFRMCMALLPGDEESINNEVIQEMLPHFWVAMSMVFFVVATIFMLLKLSGDLGALSWWDLLISFGIAELFAFLVCTKWSNPAIYQQNYCTGPSSSSQTTRQLDWTSGLVVSSEEDENEHHMCGTQDIGGHVMKIPLIAFEVFLCMHLEGTPQSARNIPLAAIFLPLFLLQGVGVLFAVSKLVEKVILLLSSRSNSGRCFSICSRAHDCFAFLHHGSRLLGWWSIDESSREEHARPLHSACSGYSTFSDYPPEVVKKMPKRDLAEEVWRLQAALGEQAEITKYSQREYVRLQNEKVLCRICFEAEIGVVLLPCRHRILCSTCCKKCKYCPICRVSIEERMPVYDV
- the LOC116259124 gene encoding uncharacterized protein LOC116259124 isoform X1 — translated: MRAWYGVAKSAQAVAAHGMLLAFTILLVMKLDDSRAYSWWFVFTPLWLFHSVVARGRFSLPAPSPPRNRHWAPCHAIVATPLIVSFELLLCVFLESLWARGFPAVNLKIVFLPLLVFEVIILIDNFRMCMALLPGDEESINNEVIQEMLPHFWVAMSMVFFVVATIFMLLKLSGDLGALSWWDLLISFGIAELFAFLVCTKWSNPAIYQQNYCTGPSSSSQTTRQLDWTSGLVVSSEEDENEHHMCGTQDIGGHVMKIPLIAFEVFLCMHLEGTPQSARNIPLAAIFLPLFLLQGVGVLFAVSKLVEKVILLLSSRSNSGRCFSICSRAHDCFAFLHHGSRLLGWWSIDESSREEHARPLHSACSGYSTFSDYPPEVVKKMPKRDLAEEVWRLQAALGEQAEITKYSQREYVRLQNEKVLCRICFEAEIGVVLLPCRHRILCSTCCKKCKYCPICRVSIEERMPVYDV